GGATAACTTGTGATGCTGGAAGTTATTGCATGCCTTGATCAGGTACGCCGTCCATCAGGACGTCCACAGGGAATACTGAACATTGGCGTGACATTACTCGATAGCTCTATGCGTAGCATGCCTTTGTATACACAATTAAGCGCTTCAGCCGTTGGTTATCGTGATCTAATGGGGGAGGATGATTCACATCTTCAAAACAACCACACCAAGATCGAAAATCAGAATCCAaacatcaacaacaacaacaacaataataccACCAATGCACCGAATGTGAAGCCAATTCTGCGCCGTACAAAAAGTGAACGCAGCGAGCGTGTGACATTTGATAAAACATCTCCAAATGGCTCTGTAGTGGCAATCCCACTTCAGAAGAAGGGAGCTCTTGAAAAGGATGATTCCATTATCAGCATTTCTAATGAACCATTTAAGGGATTTccaaagaaagggaaggcaagttCGGTGATCAGCGGTGCAGAGCTCAGGGAGAAGCCTAAAAGTAGAGGGAAAAGAGGTGGCAAGTCTGGTTCGGTGCTTAGTGATTCCGTTGTTAGCAAAGAGTCTTCCTATGTTAGGCCCAAAGATCGGCAGCCTGTTGTCAAGGCCCCTGATTTAAAACCAGCTGTTAAAACCAAAGGGGCCAATCCCAAGCCTGGGTCTGACATTGGAAGTGAGCCACCAACAAACAAGGCTGTTGATGATAAATATGTCACGATCTCTAAAGCAATTCCTCCACTGAAAGAGCCACCAAAAATGGCTATTGGAAAGCCCGTTCCTAAATTGAATGCATACGAGTATGGTGGGCCGAAAGCAAATGGGAAGTATGTGTTTGGGGCCCCAATGAAGGCTAACTCTCTTTGGTCGGACTCCGAAGTGGGGCCCTCGCCGTCCGAGGTGGCTGCAGCAATGGCCGAGAAGAAGTACCCGTTGGACGAGGAGCGGAGCTCGGTGTTGGATGGATGGAGCTTGGATGAAAGCGTCGAAGGACTTAGGTCGAAGCTCGAGAGGTGGCGAACGGAGCTCCCGCCGCTGTATGATCGCGGTTACGCGTCGAGCAGCTTCCGGTCGACGGGGCACCATAAGAGAAGGCACACAGATGGTGGCACTGGGATGTTCTCATGCTTTGGTAATATTTATGGTTATGAATGCCAATGCATTTGTGGTAAGCCTCCAGGAAAAAAAACCATGAGCGCCAGGTATCAAAGCCCATCAGTTGGCAGTCGATCTTTTTTCTGACGGCCCAACACCACAAACAGAAACCTTCTGTTTTGTCTATCTCTATGTGGGCCGCTTGTGATCAAgacgtttcaaaaaaaaataaaaatggggtGTCCAAAATTTAACCTATAGGAAATTTTGGAGGTCATGGCACAATCAGGTATGTTGGGGCAGGTGGTGGACTTGAAAAGGGATTGTTGTTGCTGTTAGGCCAATCTTCTcatcttgtttctttttccattttttttttttttgtttcctttgggGTTGTATTGATATATGTATACGAAGAATATTCATCTGCATTTCCTTCTTGTTTCATTGTGGATTTCAAATTCAGTATTGGTCTATTGTTGAATACCTATTTAACTTCATCAAGACTTTTAGTTAGATGCTAACCTTTTTGTTAGGTGAAGTAGTTAAGGATGTGGTACTTCAATTCATTTGTCTGCGTTTCTGCTTGATGTCCAAATCATTCTGCAGTGGCTGCTTAATTAGGTACTGCCTGGAGGTTGGTCCAAATGGCAAATATGCAATTCAATTCGAGTTAGCTGCTTTTGAAATTTGACAGAATGCCCTCTTATAATATTGTGCAGAGATGGTTAATTAGCACCAAGCCACCAAATAATTTTTACCAGTTATTGCTACACAGATTGCAGCCATCTATTCTATTAAAGCGCCGTTACCTTCCCCAAAGAGGTTTATGTGAAAATTAAAGAACTTttattggaaaagaagagaggaAAATAAAGAACAAAATTTGCCTTATTAATTTTATTCGTTGTCTTAAAATCTTAATACCATGTTACTGCCAGTTTGGATGCATTTTTTGAGTACTTTTGTAGAAAAACAATGTTTGGATAGTGcttttatctcaaataatatttccctttcatcataaacacatttcccaatccacctttttatattttccatcatctttttatctcacctacatcacatcacaaaaaattctacagtaattattccaaacaatatttcaaataatacactatccaaacaaaccagaaTTCCAAACCCAATGTTGTATTAcctttttgaattaattttctatacactgACAGAGTGTATACACTTTCACTAGTGGATGAATAACACATAATTCGATTGaatttgaaaccaaaattttgcatatgtatCGTGCATCCAAtcatgatagtgtatatattgtCGGTGTATATTAGATTTATTCTTACTTTTTTAAGCAGTAATGTATGTGACATGAAAAAAATAGCTGAAAATTCAGTGATATTCCCAgaaaaactcaaaaatttgtTCGCACGAAACTAGTAATCCAAACAATTAcatgcctttgttttccttttcttttttcctaagTTCATTCCTCTTTGCAATTAATTTATCACCCTCTTAAGTATGTGCTGAAAGTCCATCGTTGCCTAGTCGATAACCAATTTGacgagatttttttttatgcgTCGTGATTGAAGATAACCCACAAATTAATTTTGTTTACAGCAAGCCCTCTAAATACaagaacaaatttttttttttttttttttttttttttaggtgtgtCCCGCAGGGAGTGGACCCCGCAGACTATTCACCACCCTAAATACAAGAACAAATGATTGACACTTGATCCTCAAAATATAACATGGATTctactttgtttggattgcatttttctatattttttataaaaaaaaattaacgtaacgatttgatatatataaaataaaaaataataaaaaaatataacgatttaatatatataaaataaaaaaataattaaaaaatatgttcgcGGGAGAGATTCCAAAATATATCGTGGAAGAAGTACCAAGCTTCAGTAATTTGTATTCAAACGCAACAGAACTCAATCTTGGACGTTAAATTCCAAATTGAGGCCTTGAGCAGATGAATTTTCACAGGGAGCCAAAAAAGCAACAGTAATGAAACTATAGTAGTGCAGGGAAATGTTGGATAATGATGGAACACCGTCCACGTAAATATGCACCATTGTAAGAGGCTACAAGCGACGCGCGGCGTGGAGACAGAATGATAGCAAGTATCTCTTCACATATTTCGTCTGTCAAAtgcatgatgatgatgatggatAGATCCTCCATTGCAATTCACAGGACCCTGCTGAAagcctgaccaaaacaaccatgACTTTGTCTGATTGTGCATTCTTATAGTAGTATTTTAAACATCTGCCTAATATGGGATCAGGGCCTCAACCATCaagaaaaagtgaagaaagTTTTGCCTGCAATTGTACTCAATTTCTGACAAAGTGAAGTCTGTTATGGTTTTCAGATGATggattgttttggaagaaatgagTGATCTTGAAGTTTTACCTGTATGATTCATGTTCTTTGATTTGACAAAATTGTAAgtttatattctttttttttttttactaaatacAATAGATCTATACTTATTCTATGTTATGGGTAGGAGAGATCTGAAAAGACTCAAGAAAAAATCGGTGAGGACTGAACTATCACCGGTCAAGACAGATGCAACCACTTAAAATGACAAGTCACATATAATGGCAAATAGTGGAAGGCAAAGTTTGAACCACGTATAGTGACAAAATTGTAAGTTTAGTGGCGAGATAACTAATGTGGTGTACAAACACGAAATATTGAGGATGTTAGGGACAAAGTTTAAATTGTGTGAATACTTTggggcaaaaaaaaatgaagataaCATTTGGTTCAATATTTATAAGGGGTATGATTCTAAATAACTTGTGAACCTTGTGTAGAATATTTGAATTCATTCTTCAGACCTATTATTATGGAAGAAAGCAGAATACAGTggtgaaaaaaaaagtctactTTTGCTTTATTATGAGCAAAATTTAAGACTTCAAAATTGCAAATGTAATGCTCAACGagatataataaaaataaaaagttaaagAAAGTAATAAAATGCCTGTTCTATCAAGAAGTCGAGGGGAAAAAAATCATGATCATGATAGTTTTGCTTCAACTTACGCTCTTCTTCGCATTATTTGAATAGATAGCCTTTCTCATTAGTCTTAGTTAATTTTTCACTTAAATATAACAAAAAAAGGTTTACTTTTATTAAGTATGTTATAATATAGTATTCGATTTAGTACTATTGCTTTCAAGGCTAATATAAAAGTAGAATTTACATACACATAATCAACTCGTCTTGCAAGTGGATTTCATGAATAGATCGCATGAATATATCTTCCATTAGTAACACAGAATTACAAAATTGCTCAATACATGGggaaaaaatccaaatcaataGAGTACTCAATTACGCCTGAATAAATTGAGGGTAATTTTCACATAAATCTAGGGATTATTGCAAGATTCATCTTAAATAAATTAATGAAAAATCCTCAATTAGCTCAAACACATAAATACTTCTACTTGAATAGAGTTAAAAAATGAACCAACTTACTTAATATTCAAATCGAACTTGACTTGACAAGAGTCTGTTTAAGTTTGGTTTGCTAATTAATCCAACCAAATTTGAACAGTGCTTTATGTTCGAAAATATTATTTCAACTTGGACAAATATCTCGTTCAAACTTTGTTAGATAGATAAATaagttaaattaattaaaataatcaaataaatttaagCACTAGAATATTCAATTTGATTAAACGCGTAAAATTGTATATAAATCTCCTACTCTCAaatccttttaaaaaaaaaggaaaaacagtgGCAAGCtgtatctctttttttttcaaagacgATAAATCTAATCTATCCTATACTAAGGGGAAGGGGGCAGACCTAAGGAGACTCAGGGATAATCCAAAGGGGACTAAACCACCATCGAACCAAACGGGTGCACAGCACACccgtctgaatttttttttggaaacaaaCCAATTAAATGTGATAttttggtgggaggcaaggtttgATCCTGTGTCAAGCTGTATCGAACTACAAACATGCTACTAATTCATACTATAGGTAGGTCCCACAAAAAGCCCCCGGTGAGCCGCGTACTCTGTCGGTCCACGTGGCAAAAGAAACATGCGGTGTGTCACGTGACTTGGTGCCCCACATTGTCGGCTTGTCGCTCTGATGCGACAACCTTTTACCTTTTAGATCCCACTGTTAGTGTTATGCTCCTACCCTTTTGTATCGCCAATATCTCGTGTTTCGTGCTTCTTCTCGTCCGAGATCTTGacattttctccattttttttcctacaATTCCTTATGATGAAATTATGACCAGTAAGTAATAAACAGATTTAATAAAATAGTGGGTTTAATCGTTAAAAAAATCTTGACATAGACATAAAGTAAATGGAGCCTTCTAATCTTCAgttgctataaaaaaaaaaacatgtaatATGGTCTATGATCATATGAAGACCAATTTGACAACTAGCATACCAAAAGCATTTGAGATAAATTACTAATTCAACATGGAAGAAAGCAATCAGCCCTCTATGATAAAAAGCCATGCCCTAAAACTCTAGGGACAACAATAATGGAAAGTATAAATGGTATTCAaaagtaattaattaatttggaAACATTATTGTACTTGGAATCTCAAAAAATGCAAACCAAGATTAATTACCTTTACgctttttacaaaacaaaatagATCAAAAGAGAGCAATTAGAAGATGGCTCAAGTgctaatattttcaaaattaattttaaatagAGAAAATATTTAGAATGTAAAGGATGATGTATATAATTTGTatctatataaatataaatgtaaAGAGGAGGTCTTGGTCTAATagttaaaattgaaatctcaaaatttaGAAGCTGCTTGGTTTAAATCCTCTTCTcaacaatttttattttaaaaaaaatagtcaATAATGTGTTATTCATAATGCCTATAAAAAGATGCGTGTCTGTCGATATATTTCAAGTGTCATATTTTAACTTCGTTAACACCTTTCCACACTAATAATAATATCGGTTGGGAAAacccttaaatattttacaAAACATAATGCTGTGGTCCCAATTGGATGCTTATGAATCTAAGCTGGGAATTGCTAAATCTTTTTGTTGGTAGATAAATTCTTTTTCGGTTGTGGATCGCCGTACTTTAGTGGTAGCCCCATCTTCTCTTAAATAAACGTTCGTAGTTAGTTTTCTCTTCAGCTTTTGCACAGGCCCACAGGCCACCGATTGGCAGCTGTTTTAGGTCTCTACTTTCCAGAACAGGGTTTTGTGCTGATTGTCTTCACAATAGTCGAcagcagaaagaaagaaagaaagctagAGAGCATGGAGAAGCAAAAATGCCAATATTTATGCTTTTTTTCCTTGTAAAAAGACTCAACCTTTAGACTTTGgccattgcttttttttttttttgatgctAAAGTTTAGAGACACCTAAGCTTAATTAAGATTGTCAAAATCTTTGGTACTGTTGGGATGATGACAACAACAGTTACGATATCAAGGCAAAGTCCGCAAGATTTCTCTTTGTTAATCTTGGTTTAAGGATTTGCCATTTGTCCCTTTCCATTTTTGTGTTCTTTTGTCGGCCATTTAAGAGTTATTAATGTTGTTAGCAAGCAGGTTAATTGCACTCATCTTATGGACCTAACAATTCTTAGGTTAAATGCATTGCACGTTTGCATTATCAAGATGCTTGTTGTCTCGAGGAagaaaaaatcacttgattaTTTCAGTGCTTATTCTATCCTTTTGATTCGAGGATGAATCGatcatcaaaagaagaattaggcCAAAAATTAGGACGCATCATCGGAAAATCAAGCTTCCATTGGCcgtaaaaaaaattcaattcattTCTTAATAATCAATGAAAGTgtcgtttcctttttccttttcctcttcttttttttgggggggggggggggtttgaaTGAATTTCTTGTTTGCTACTATATACTTTCTTAAGTGCATGACAGTTAAATAAAGTTTACAAAGTAAAAGACTGAAGTGCTTTACATGACAAATGATACTGTCGGAAAAATATGTTAGTAACACCATAGAtgacttaattttttttgttatattaATGAACACGTTTATGAAGACTTAGGATTCTTAATGAGCAGAGCACCCTCCTTAATCTTGATTATCTTGTCTGCTCCAACTGTATACTTTTTTTGGTCATgctttacttttgatgaatttagaGTATGATCCCATCTTTGGTAAAAAcagatgcaaaagaaagaaagttgcTTACGCCCTAAAGAAAGGACAACACAGAAACGGAAAATACAGTATTGACTTAATAAAGAGTAATTAATAAAGTGTTTAGAACAATATAATACTCACTCCGTCCCTCTTTTGAtagtcttatttttcttttttatctgtcccaaattgtagtccactttccaattgaagaatgtagttgtattttaatttttctaaaatacccttattcaatgtaagttgttgttactcgAAACCTaacccatttaatgagagttgattctttttttaccatcaattcaagttcccataaagctgtactctaattaatgtgagggtattttaggaaaatagctacctaaatcgatcgttccaacaaagttaactactttttcttaaactgtgtgaaaaaaaaaaccaggactatcaaagtgggacggagggagtattatcTATTGCATTTGACTAGTACTAAAGAGTTTACAAATTTAAATGAATAAAACCATCCCaattttgtttttccaaaatAGTTTCTCGGATTGAGACAATTGAGAACCTAATAGTTCATACACATAATTTACATGtgcaaaatttattattattattttttaataatttaagcTTGTACAAATCAGTTGAATCCATGATCCCAAAGTGTTACTTACTAATCAAGTTGGAAAGAGACATAATTAGTTTGCTAATTATAGCAATCAAGTCTACATGACCTGTATATCAATTTCAACAAGTAAAATTTCTCTCCCAATCTTTAAGTAATTACGAAATCAACATTAACCTACAACCTTGGAAATTATAACAATCTTGGTATGCTGAGTCTATTATACTTGGGAAGCAGTTGTATATGTACCCTTGGAGTCTTGGACAAATTGCTGCATGACAGCTTCATTCATGCATgcatgtttgttttttttttgtcgaggAAATTCATGTATTGGATTTGGAATAGCTAAGCAATTGTTAATGGCATGGTCTTATAATTATATTTCCACTATTTTTTTGTTATCATAAACATGTttcatttaatcattttttaattttacgaATCATCTCTTTATTCACATATACATTATATGACAGACAGTACTATACAattatttcaaaagattttttagataatattctatccaaacacaataCTACTGTTATTGAAATACACAGTGTCATTAATATATgcttaattaaataaaaaagagtTTTGGTCTTCACTTAATTAGcttctttcttgttttgctttttcttttcttttcctctactCTGTTTGTGGCTGAAACCAAAAATGTTGACTAAACATCATTTTCATGGTAGCTAATTTCAAAAACATGTTCGCAAACTTGCTGACTAACTGAAAATGGCGATAAAAtgcaaagaattgaaaaaagagGTCTGAGAAATTGagcaaaggaaaaacaaaagtaatCAAAAGTTGAAAACTTGAGAAGAAAGAGTGTTCCTTTTAGAGTGCTAGGCGCACTAGCAGACATATGGGTCCCATACACATCACTCTCTCCACCATCAGCACCCACCTCAAGGCCTCAACCTACTTCTCCTTCACTCCCTCTTCCTCCTTTTTTTGGCTCCCAAAACCATTGCACATTCTTCCCTCTACTCTCTTCTGTCAACCCTTTTGGTTTTACTCTCTTGTTCACACCATGGAACAAACTCTAGGCTTACTAGGTGGTggttgtggtggtggtggaagtGGTGGTGGACCTGGTGGCAGTAGTGGTGGAAGTGGTGGTAGTGGTTTGTCAAATGAAACTGCATCATCAGCTGTGTCCAAAGTGGAGAAAGATTATATGGGCTTGTCTTCAGAGGGTTCATCTTatgaaaatgaagaggaaattgAGTTGGGGTTAGGCCTGAGTCTCAGTAGTGGTGGCGGTACTGGTGGGGTGGGAAAGAATAAAGGGTCATTGTGGGGCGACTATGGGAGGATATTGACTGCCAAAGACTTGCCTAACGGCTTTTCTGGAAGAGCCGGTGGTGTTTCTGGTACAAAAAGAGCTGCTGATTGTGTTAGTCCTGCTGAGAATGTGCCTGCCTCCACTGGAGTCAGGTTAGAATTATGTTCATTTTTTTTCGCATGCAAAAGAGTTTCTTTTACATTTGAAAGCTTTGCTTTCAGTTTGGTGCTCTTGAATTGCAGTATTTTGAGTGTTAATAGACATGACCTTtagatgttctattttttttcatctttttctggATTCTTCTTTTTTCGTTGTTTCATGAGTTCGTTGATTTTTCATGTGTTTGTTATTTCttgtttgcattttagttccTTGAGTGTTAGGTGTGTGTGATCTTGCGAACTACGGTCTGATTAGCCATtactctgtgtgtgtgtgtggtttttttttttttttgggggggggggggtttagTTTTCCTTGATCAACAATGATTCCTCCATTTGGTTATCTAATGGTATAATCCATTCCTGTAAGGATCATTTCGTTGACAGTGAAACTCATCTGTGTTACTGAATCCCTTATTTTCTTACCTTTTTCCCTATTGTGAAAGAACTTTTAATATCTGAATTTGGAAGATAATGGGGCTTCAGGTAGCATTGTACTTATATGCCATGCTTCTCTTGCAAGATTTAGCTAGATTAAACAGCATAAATGACAGCATTTAAGATTTATAggtaagcttttttttttttttttgttttttggtccTCCCTTTGATGGAAAAGTTTATAGCTTGCGGTTGTTTTGCTTTCTTGAAGCAGTCAGGTAGTTGGATGGCCTCCTATTAGAGCATTCAGAATGAATAGCTTGGTTAACCAATCAAAGAATCCAAATGTTGAAGAAGATAAGGGAGTTGGCGGGAacgaaaagaaggaaaatttgaagaagaaaaccAACTATGGAAATCACAAGACTGATGATACCCCAAAGGACAAAGGTCATCTTGGTTATATAAAGGTGAATATGGATGGAGTTCCCATTGGAAGGAAAGTGGATCTCAATGCTCACAATTGCTATGAATCCTTGGCCGAAGCATTAGAGGAGATGTTCTTTAATACCATTGCAATTAGTAAgatccttctttttcccttttgactTTAAATAGCCTTTTGCTCTCCAAGGGAAGAAATATGTTTTACCATTTTTTGGGTTATTTATTCCCTTGCAGCTACAAGATCTAATTTGCTTCACCTACAATGGCGATAGATAACTACTAGCAAGCACAAACACTTGCCATCTGCTATGCATGTATCTTTTGTTAACAGATGTTACTCACCATTCTTGTAGTGTTCTTGCTTCTGTGTTACTTAGATGTGTTTGTATCATTCGGATCAGGTGGTGAAAAGGAATCATCCAGACAGCCCCCAAAGCTTTTGGATGAATCATCCGAATTTGTGCTCACATATGAGGATAAAGAAGGAGATTGGATGCTTGTGGGAGACGTACCATGGGGGTATGCAACTAATTAGATTGCCTTCTAAGTATGGAATAAATAATTTGCAGAAAGATCGGTGCACTAGGAAACATATTTATGTCAAAATGCAGCATACGCGGTTCTTTTGTCTATTTGGCCCAATACCAACTGAGTGATGTTTCAGAGGTTCAGTTACAAGAAATAGGGTTAACATAAGAAGTTAACTAAGTATACAGCAGCTGGAATGTTTATATAAAGCCAATCTTTCTAGTAACTGAGCAACTTGTGCATCTTAGGCTGAGATACTGGAGAAAagtttccagattttcttcTTACCAGAAAGACTAAAGCATACAATCACAATAACTATCTAAAAATTCAATTAACAAAAgcataaaaaaaatcaacaaaaacataATCAATCTGTGTGATGTGAATTTCCAAGTGATAATTGCTGCAACACTAACACATGACTTTTATGTGCTTTGCATTAGGATGTTTCTATGCACTGTCAAAAGGCTCAGGATAATGAGGAACTCAGAGGCTAATGGAATTGGTACGTGCATTTTGTAGGCAAATTTTCATCCTCCTTCCAATACTATCAGCAATTTTTTATCGTGATTATGATATTTCTTTACAAAAACCTTCTCAAAATTCCCAGCTCCAACAATCCAACAAAGGCATGAAAGACTGAAGGGCAAGCCAATTTAAATGAGTGCTGGTTCTTCTCCAACTACAAAACggcagaaaaaaaatgaggccACGGCTTGAAAAGGAAACGAAGGAAAAATACAGAACTCTTAAAGAGTTACAAGTTACAACAGCTCACTGAGATGTCCTAATTGTTGCTGCTTTTGGttgcattttttgttttattgtgTTCAGAGTCTAGTATGTCCTATTCAAATCAGTTTTTGCATATCTTTTTTAGTCATACACATACTTTTTCAAAGGCCGTCCCATAATGTAAATATGTGTTGCTTTATATCCAGCTTCATGTGTTTGCTGAGaacaatttgatttttttttttcattatttcttgCTAAATGTCTTTGGATTGTATGAAAGAAGTTGTGTTTTCTTGTGCGTTAGATGATTACAACATCAGCTGCAAGTTCTATTAATCTCCAGTGCTACTGTAAAGTCAGAGTTAGGGAACCAAAAGAATTTCAACCCTAATTGTGGAGAATTTTGAGAGCACCAGTTTACATCCCTGGATTAATGTGTAACACACATGGTGTTTAGCTTTTTGTTAACATCAGAAGAATCCATCGATGACATTTGATGCTTGTCAAGAATATGACCTTTTGAACTTGATGTGCTTGTAGCATACTTTCTGACTTCTGAAATGTGGTCCAAGCTTATATGATTCTTGCTGAAAGAATGAAAGTGCGTGGATGATACAAACCTACACTCCAAATAATGCAGTTTGGCTGTCACTTGAAATGTGTTCACTCTTGCTGTTCACAGTTTATTTAACTTGATCATTCGGATTATGCTGTCGAGTAGGTTTTGACTGTATAGTCACGATCAACAACGACCTGCTTTTAGTTGATCGAATAACCAACTGTATGACACCATTGTGGAGGGTGcatcaaggaaagaaaatccctTTTTCAGTAATGTTCTTTCTTTTGGTTGCAAGCATTGTGCATCAAACAGCTGGAAAAGCTAAAAACAAAAGTGTCTCTTTCTCAGCGCATCAAAGGGCTACTCATCCCCTGACAGCTGCTATCCATGCAGGAATTCAATGACCGTGGGTGTTTAATACAAGATGCTCTAGCCCTGACAGGGTAGGCTGCAATATGCAATGCTGCTGAGATATTCCTAGAGAAAactttgcattttctggttttacGTTGTCCTGACAAACTTGGTTATATCGTGCAGAAATGCTAGAATTCTAGGATGATCTAAAGCAGACAACATTGATTTTCTGGCAGAATTGCTGCTTATTTGGAGAGCTCTGCTCATAATGATTCTCGTTGCTCCATATGAGATCTCCAGTCTTTCTTCTTGATTTCAAATGAAAAGATATAGAATTCTGGAACAGCGAGACTTTAACACCTCTCACAAAATGCAGTAGCTATCCTACAAACAATTGAAAGTAGCAATTGCAACTTCCTTAACAAACAGGTGCAGTAGATCGATCTTTAAGTTTAAGACCCCATCATTTCCAAGAACTGTAGACAAACACGTATTCTCATTGGAACTTTAATGCCATCTGGATTTATTAGTTAAACCAGACCAAGCATGGCCTCAGTCTCCCTCACCTAA
This Coffea arabica cultivar ET-39 chromosome 3e, Coffea Arabica ET-39 HiFi, whole genome shotgun sequence DNA region includes the following protein-coding sequences:
- the LOC113737951 gene encoding uncharacterized protein produces the protein MARNLKAFQLLEINVISAQDLEPVSKKMKTYATAWVNSSRKLSSRVDSGGHVNPTWNDKFVFRVDEDFLRQDTSAVQIEIHAVHWFKDTLVGTVRVLVGNLIPSLLRSRHHNHIGMRFVALQVRRPSGRPQGILNIGVTLLDSSMRSMPLYTQLSASAVGYRDLMGEDDSHLQNNHTKIENQNPNINNNNNNNTTNAPNVKPILRRTKSERSERVTFDKTSPNGSVVAIPLQKKGALEKDDSIISISNEPFKGFPKKGKASSVISGAELREKPKSRGKRGGKSGSVLSDSVVSKESSYVRPKDRQPVVKAPDLKPAVKTKGANPKPGSDIGSEPPTNKAVDDKYVTISKAIPPLKEPPKMAIGKPVPKLNAYEYGGPKANGKYVFGAPMKANSLWSDSEVGPSPSEVAAAMAEKKYPLDEERSSVLDGWSLDESVEGLRSKLERWRTELPPLYDRGYASSSFRSTGHHKRRHTDGGTGMFSCFGNIYGYECQCICGKPPGKKTMSASGCLIRYCLEVGPNGKYAIQFELAAFEI
- the LOC113736228 gene encoding auxin-responsive protein IAA13 isoform X1, producing MEQTLGLLGGGCGGGGSGGGPGGSSGGSGGSGLSNETASSAVSKVEKDYMGLSSEGSSYENEEEIELGLGLSLSSGGGTGGVGKNKGSLWGDYGRILTAKDLPNGFSGRAGGVSGTKRAADCVSPAENVPASTGVSSQVVGWPPIRAFRMNSLVNQSKNPNVEEDKGVGGNEKKENLKKKTNYGNHKTDDTPKDKGHLGYIKVNMDGVPIGRKVDLNAHNCYESLAEALEEMFFNTIAISGEKESSRQPPKLLDESSEFVLTYEDKEGDWMLVGDVPWGMFLCTVKRLRIMRNSEANGIAPTIQQRHERLKGKPI
- the LOC113736228 gene encoding auxin-responsive protein IAA13 isoform X2, coding for MEQTLGLLGGGCGGGGSGGGPGGSSGGSGGSGLSNETASSAVSKVEKDYMGLSSEGSSYENEEEIELGLGLSLSSGGGTGGVGKNKGSLWGDYGRILTAKDLPNGFSGRAGGVSGTKRAADCVSPAENVPASTGVSQVVGWPPIRAFRMNSLVNQSKNPNVEEDKGVGGNEKKENLKKKTNYGNHKTDDTPKDKGHLGYIKVNMDGVPIGRKVDLNAHNCYESLAEALEEMFFNTIAISGEKESSRQPPKLLDESSEFVLTYEDKEGDWMLVGDVPWGMFLCTVKRLRIMRNSEANGIAPTIQQRHERLKGKPI